From the genome of Myxococcales bacterium:
GCAGGTAGCTGAGGCCGATCAGCCCGTCGATGCCGAAGCCGTCCGGGAGATCGAAGACGTGGAGGCGGAAGTCGGCGACGGTGTAGCCGAGCGCTACGAAACGCTCGACCTTGAGCGTGTAACCGTGCTCCTTGCCGACGGCCGCTCGCACGGTCGTCATCGCCTCACCATCGCGTGGGCTGTAGCCGAGCATGTCGATCAGCTCGGCCTTCACGACGGTCTCCGACGACCCCGTGTCGAGCGCCAGCCTGGCCCGCAGGCTGCCGTTGGGACCGTCGACGCGGGCGGGGACGATGATCAGGTCATCCAGCGGATCGAACGGCGTGACCTTCACAGGAGCCGGCCGGGCGATGGCCGGACGACTTTGCCCGTGAAGTAGTGCCCGATCTCCCGGTAGCGCCCCCACAGCGGCCGCGCCTGATCGAGTGGCGCGCGGCTGGTCTTGCCGTGACCGGCCACCCGCGCCGTCGCAAACGCGACGTTGCTGTCGTCGAGCCAGCCGATCTCGACCAGACACACCCATTCGTCCGGGTATCGCGCGCGGATCTCGTCCCACGTCATGGGGGCAGTGAGCCCTGGCTCGTCGGCGTGCGCGACGTTCATGGATCGATCCTGGGCCCCCGGCGCGGCCTGTCAAGTTCCTTGCTGTCAGGCTAGCTCAGCGAGGCCACCCGGCAGGACGGACGGAAGCGCACGGGAATCGAACCCTGGTGGAACCGCGCGGAACCTTCAACGACCGCGCAGCCTTGCAGCGATTCCAGCAGGTTCGCCCCGTGCGCCGTCCGTCGTGATCGTCCCTGGTCGGCCTGGATCCGCTCCGGCGTGGCAAGAACTTGCCACGGCCTCCGGCGCCGCGACGGCCGACGTGCGCTCCGTCGCTTGTCTGGCGCTGGCGCCTCGGGTAACACGGTGCCATGTGGCGTTGGTGCCTGCTCGGTGTGGGGCTCGTCGCCGGGTGCGTGCCGTTCGAGTCGGGCACCGGTGTACGCGAGCGCATGGTCAGCACGCCCCCGGCCCAGCCGGCGCCGGTACTCCTGGGCTCCGCAGTCGCGCGCGGCGCCCTCCGCATCGGCGGCCTCGGTTCAGCGGCCGCGTGGCAGTCAGGGCACGATGCGCGCCCGCCCAACGAAGGCGCGCGTCAGGCCCCGGGGCCCGCGGGCGGCGGCTGGGTCGGCGTCGGGCTGGGCAACGATGCCGAGGTCGCGGCGACCGTGGCGGTGAGCGCCCCGGGCCGCGGTGAGCACCTACCGTTCACGCCGCGGCGCGCGACGTCCCAGCGGTACGGCCTCGAGGTGCGCGACGTCTCGGATCAGCTCCCGTTCTTGTTGCAGTGGCACCTGGGCGTGCGCGTGTACCGCATCCCGTACACCTGGGACGCCGGCGACTGCTTTGAGGTCGACGGCGCGTGCCTGGCCTGGGACCGCAAGGCCGGCCCTGTGAGCGGCACCGCGTGGCGGCCGGGCGCGCAGGTCGGCGTCACGTACTGGCGCGATCTCGGCTATGGCCTGGGGCTCGTCGTCGGCACCCAGGTCGAGCTGCTGCCGGCGATGAACACCGCCGACCGGGCGAACTTCCAGTGCAACTCCCTCGGTCAGTGCGAGCTCGGCCAGCATCCGAGCTTCTTCGGCACGTCGCTCGCGGTATCGCCCGATCTGTACCTCGGCGCGCTTTGGGATCCGCTGCCCTGGCTCGGCGTCCGGGTCGTCGTTACGCCGTGGTCCGGTCCTCACGATGGCCCATCGCAGTGGTTGGCGACCCAGGTGTCGCTGGAGATCAGACCATGACGATCCGTGCGATGAGCCTGCTCGCTGTTGGCGTGTTCGCGATCGGTGCCTGTTGCACCGAGCGCACGGAGCAGGGCGGGCTCGATGTCACGCACTGCGATTGTGTCCCGGATCCGCGTCTGACCCTTGGCGCGACGTGCGTTGGTCGCGATGACTGCGACGTCTGTCAGTCGTCGCTGGCGTGCAATGCCGCCACGACCCGATGCGAGATGCCACGGGCCAACGCCGCGGGGCAGCCATGCGGCTTCGACGGGAACTGCATGATGCCGCTGGTGTGCAATGCGGCACCGGGCGTTCGCGTGTGCGAGCCGGTCGGCCTCCACGTCGAGGGCGAGGCGTGCAGCCAGGACGACAACTGCCAGCCGGGGCTGGCGTGCAACGAGACCGGCGCTGGCAAGGTGTGCGATCTCGAAGGTCAGCTCGCCGAGCTGTGCCAGCAGGACAGCGACTGCATCAGCGGTCTGGTCTGCAACACCGGCTACACGCCTCACGAGTGTCACCCGCGGGGAGCGGTGGGCGCTCGCTGCGGCGGCCGAGCCGAGGACTGCGAGTCCGGGCTCACATGCGATCGCAGCGTCGTGCCGTACGTCTGTCGCTGAGCCTTCATCGACAAGTCCACGCGTGGACCAGCTCCGGCTGCGCGCCCTCGCGGCGATAGGCGATGTGGATCTCGGCACCGTGGGTGGCGATTGCCGCCGACAGGCCTGCGTCCCCCACGGCATCGATGGGCTCCGACGTGAGCTCGCCGCCACGCACGGTGCCGAGACGGAGCTCGCGGCCAGCGGTCGCCCGATACAGCACCGCGAACGAGCCGTCCCGGAGCGTGGCGACGTCGTGGACGTAGTCGGCGACCACGCCAGTGGGATAGTGCGTCCAGGTGCCTCCTGCGTACAGCGAGTAGCCCAGCTCGCCCGATGGCTCTCGGGTGTACGCCAGCAGGACGTCGTCGTTCGGCGCCCGACCCAGGTTCGCGAACGCACCATCGAAGGGCAGGGGGATGGGCGAAAACGCTCCGGACGCATCCGAGGCGATCATCGCGGCTGGCGGTGAGAATCGACGGTAGGCAACCGTGGTCTTGCCCGGCGGGTTGTCGAGCACCGCCACGTCGCCGCTCGCCGCGGCGCCATCCACCGTCGTGACGTCCCAGGTCATCGATGGCCGGATGGCAAGCGCCACGCCACCGGCCTGGGTTCGAGAATAGGCGATGCGCATGACGCCGTCCCTGCCGACGACCATGTCGAGAGACGAACCGCCGGGCGTATTCGTCTCGACGGGCTCGTGTGTCCAGGTCGATGCCGTACGGGTGGCGAACCACACATCGCGGCCCCGTCGGTCGAGGTACGCGACGTCGACGTGAGCCTCGGAATCAACAACGATCGCGGGGTCGGGTAGGCCCGGGTCCGTCAGCGTCGCAACGGTCTCGCTCGACCACGTACCGCTCACATTGGTCGTGTAGACGATGGTGGCGGTGGCCCGGTCGTAGCGCGCGATGTGGATACCGCCGCTCGCGTCGATGGCGATCGAGTTCTGGACGCTGACGTCGCCTGTGGCCAGGACCTCGCGGCGCCAGGAGGCGTCGCAGCCAGCATCCACCGCAGTGTCGGGGGACGGCATCGACCGCGCCGTCGATCAGCGTCTCACCCGTGCCGCTGCACGCCAGCGACGCGACGATCGCCAGGAGCGAACACCGGTGGGTATTGAGCGGCGCGATCATGGCGGGGCCAACGACAGTGTGACCGTGGTCACCAGGCTGGTCGGCGTCACGTCGACCTGAGACCTCGCTAGCACCGTGCCCGGCGCCGATGCAAGGAATACTTCCCCGGTGACCCGCCATGATCGAGCCGCGTCCACCAATCCAAGGCTCGCGGCCTGGTCGGCCTCGAGCGGCCCGACGGTGCGGAGCGGCGGCGCCGCACCATCAGCGAGGTCGACCTGCCACAGGTATCGCTCCGCGCCTGGCAACGCCGGCAGCGCCGACAGGTCGGCGGTGGCTCGCACCGCCGCCAGTCCGCCGAGCGTAGTCGGATCCGCCGCGGCGGCGAGGTGTTGCCTCAGCGCCATGAAGTCGACCAGGCGGAGCTCATGCGGGCTGCGCCCATCCGGGTCCATGCCGGCGGCCAGGGCGTCGGGCAGGTAGGCGTCGAAGTCGAGCGGCTGGGGGCCGTACTGGGTCGTCAGCGGGTCGTACGCCATCAGGCCACTGCGCACCCACGGTCGCTGTCCCGCCAGGGTCGCCTTGAGCAGCCGGAACGCATCGGTCGGGTCTTCGAGCAGGCCGCGCTCCTCGGGCAATACCCGCAGATGCTCGGCCATCAACGCCACCCGCAGCTCGTGGGCAAACCGGTGCCGGCCGCTGTGCAGCCGCGTGTCGATGGTCGCGGCGGTGATCTCCGAGTCGAGCGTGGCCGACCGCCGGCTCATGTTGGCCGAGCCGATCGACGCCCATAGGTCGTCGACCAGCACGGTCTTGGCGTGGACATAGACCGGGGTCCCGTCCTCGTTGATGGGGTGGGCGAACACCACGCGGTCGCCGGTGTAGTCCGGCAGCGTGGTCCCGTCCTCGCCGGACTCCAGGCTCTCCTTGCCGTACAGGATCAGGTTGATGCAGCGACGCCGCATCGCAGAGCACCAGATCGAGGACCGGAAACTCGGCGAGCTGGCGTGGCAGGATGAACACCACCCACTCCAGGGCATCGGGTCCGAGGAGGCGTGCCCGGATCCGCTGCGCCAGCTCGGGGTTCCACAGGTACTGTTCCTCGCAGTACAGGAAGCGTCGCGCTTGCTCGATCGCCCGGAAGGTCGACTGGATCGCCGACAGGTCGCCGCGGTCGGTCGGCACGATGGCGGTGTACTCGGGGATGTGGGGCGCCAGGGTGCGATTGATCTGCACGGTGTGGGGGCCGTCGTTCACCGCCGACAGGATCTGGGTCGCGGTCGGCGGCGGTAGCGGCGTGGCATGGGCCGGCACCGGGTGGCGGCTCGGGTGCGCCACCGCCGCGTTCCACCGTTCCTGAAAGTTGCGGTAGACGTCCCACGCGGCGCGACCGCGGACCTGGCAGTGGATGTCGTGCCACAGGCCGGTCGGTCGATCGGGGTTGGGATCGGGGTGGGTCGGCTCGTCGAAGCGCCCGATGTTGAGATCGATGCCCCCGACGAATGCCACCGGCCCGCTCGGCGACTCGACGAAGGTCGACTTCTGATGATGGACCCCGGTCTCGCGGGTGAGTTCATCGACGATCGCCTGGCCGCGGCGGCCGTCGACCTCGGCGTTGACGAGAGCCGCCATCCCCAGGCTGTGTCGCACCAGCGCGCTGGCTTTCGACTCGAACTTGTCGCGCCACGGCAACCACCGCACATCGACGCCGCGCTGGATGCTCTCTCGGATCAGGCCGCCGATCTCCTTGGGGTGCATCGGCACCAGGCCACTGGAGAGCTGGCCGTCGGCGGCGCGGATCTCGAAGAACCCATCGCACCCGGCGAGATCGCGCGCCCCGGCGGCGGCGACCCCGACCGCGAAGCCATCGTCGCGGGCGACATTGTCGACGGTCACCGACCTGGCCGCGCTGGTCGCGGCATCCACCCACTGCACCGCGCTGGTGCGCGTGTTGACGATCGCGATCGACGATGGCGGGCTGG
Proteins encoded in this window:
- a CDS encoding clan AA aspartic protease; translated protein: MKVTPFDPLDDLIIVPARVDGPNGSLRARLALDTGSSETVVKAELIDMLGYSPRDGEAMTTVRAAVGKEHGYTLKVERFVALGYTVADFRLHVFDLPDGFGIDGLIGLSYLRQFNYQVRSAEGRLLVERTTG